The following coding sequences lie in one Phragmites australis chromosome 8, lpPhrAust1.1, whole genome shotgun sequence genomic window:
- the LOC133927462 gene encoding uncharacterized protein LOC133927462, with protein MLEDFFTLTEMKDGISTVARIGELVSEIQKLKNAVGLNTADMIRQCSTAANTLASTKNEECLQYFIQLNGVGLLNHWLRDAQNRGEDVRNSAEGLIVAILTALECLPIDNEQPTSCGVMSTVRNLLAHGNANINQKARALCQKWGSVPKYGTKGQHFDTKEACQTDQLKLTGASQETENDKQSGANEVGNSVEESKPEVMTCSDAHFPDPSLTNDNTGGTKQPPMLTSPSFSNGNATLGDVNSLVSSPACHVGLKNVSITKETSASNDVGLATNGMHRSNSINAKSGTGQDAPVDVTTAATSIEPNKPDNLFVSNTMNMEDTIVSTSSSIKESGRFAAERLHLEKDTAETLNHLAIVTRDLKYLSEESTGKEEGPTSSSSSDGMGIGNDFMLKRCMKSFGDSSKATETNMRALKGEKSTPLTDYDDTDALEVARLVAIEVEREVIDYRGPFCGSPDINSRNADSPDLEARRQLEPVVDELNDDKSASTGVDSGSSSSLKEDGSGITDGSGPISRKNTRSGDLGDFDLNENQCAEETDCNPKSVLSNSVNLSTPIAVAASRASSVFPARLHFEGELGWKGSAATSAFRRASPRRTPDAEKSLSASSHKTSNMFDLNVADSDSATSGELLSTAILPASSDLASKDTSAAVGVSGGLKLDLNCSCGDEEDAIAASNVPPLWNRQQFNGNWSQPSSSSSSRQPAVRNFDLNDNMSIADGSAREIDRSFVKTPAGDMSDHSSVTIMGKRIIVGQKEHGHQQQHNFLGPSAGSRVPARSIQSYAHTPDYSVVSYPSQPAVSFPPAFYAPGGVPYMVDAKGAPVIPPLSGLGLGISHPSFSTRAAPPSSAELSYYHPSMDFNYGLPAEGARREAGNYWPVLYQGTTIFVDERTRNMSQGGSSGLAPKRKEPESGWDMYPRR; from the coding sequence ATGCTTGAGGATTTCTTTACTCTTACTGAGATGAAAGATGGCATTTCAACTGTTGCAAGAATTGGAGAGCTGGTATCTGAGATCCAGAAGCTAAAAAATGCTGTTGGGCTTAACACAGCTGACATGATAAGGCAGTGTTCAACGGCTGCAAACACACTGGCATCCACCAAAAACGAAGAGTGTCTTCAGTATTTCATTCAGCTAAATGGTGTTGGTCTTCTCAACCATTGGCTTCGGGATGCTCAAAATCGTGGCGAGGATGTCAGGAATTCAGCAGAAGGTCTAATAGTTGCAATATTAACTGCGTTGGAGTGTCTTCCAATTGATAATGAGCAGCCAACTTCTTGTGGAGTTATGTCTACTGTTCGTAATCTTCTTGCTCATGGAAATGCCAATATCAACCAAAAGGCACGGGCACTTTGTCAGAAATGGGGCAGTGTACCAAAATATGGTACAAAGGGCCAACATTTTGATACAAAAGAGGCATGTCAGACCGATCAACTTAAGCTTACAGGAGCTAGCCAGGAGACAGAAAATGATAAACAGAGTGGAGCAAATGAAGTTGGAAATTCTGTTGAAGAATCAAAGCCTGAGGTGATGACTTGCTCAGATGCCCATTTTCCTGATCCTTCCTTGACTAATGATAATACAGGTGGAACAAAGCAACCGCCCATGCTAACATCCCCAAGTTTCTCAAATGGAAATGCCACTTTAGGAGATGTGAACTCCTTGGTATCATCTCCTGCATGTCATGTGGGTTTAAAAAATGTGTCCATCACCAAGGAGACTTCTGCTTCCAATGATGTAGGCTTGGCCACTAATGGCATGCACCGATCAAACTCTATAAATGCAAAGAGTGGTACTGGTCAAGATGCACCAGTGGATGTGACTACAGCGGCCACATCTATAGAGCCTAATAAACCTGACAATCTGTTTGTTAGTAACACAATGAATATGGAGGACACTATTGTTTCGACTAGCTCGAGTATCAAGGAATCAGGTCGATTTGCAGCAGAAAGATTACATTTGGAGAAGGATACAGCAGAAACTTTGAACCATCTTGCAATTGTAACCCGTGATTTGAAATATTTGTCCGAGGAAAGTACAGGCAAAGAAGAGGGACCTACATCATCATCTAGTTCAGATGGTATGGGCATAGGCAATGATTTTATGTTGAAGAGATGTATGAAGAGCTTTGGGGATTCCTCAAAGGCAACAGAGACAAACATGAGAGCACTAAAAGGGGAGAAATCAACACCACTAACAGACTATGATGATACCGATGCACTAGAAGTAGCGCGTTTGGTTGCTATTGAGGTGGAGCGGGAAGTCATTGATTACAGAGGACCCTTTTGTGGTTCTCCTGATATTAATTCCAGGAATGCTGATAGTCCTGACTTGGAAGCACGGAGGCAGCTTGAACCTGTTGTCGATGAATTGAATGACGATAAATCCGCCAGTACAGGTGTTGATTCAGGAAGTTCCTCATCTCTTAAGGAGGATGGGTCGGGCATTACAGATGGCAGTGGGCCTATCAGTAGAAAAAATACACGGAGTGGGGACCTGGGTGACTTCGATCTTAATGAAAATCAGTGCGCCGAGGAAACTGATTGTAATCCAAAGTCCGTTCTTAGCAATTCTGTCAACTTGTCGACACCTATAGCTGTGGCTGCTTCAAGAGCCTCATCTGTGTTTCCTGCTCGGCTCCACTTTGAAGGTGAACTTGGATGGAAAGGCTCTGCTGCAACCAGTGCTTTTCGACGAGCTTCTCCTCGGCGAACTCCTGATGCAGAGAAGTCGTTGTCAGCTTCTTCACATAAAACAAGCAACATGTTTGATTTAAAtgtagccgacagtgatagtgctACTTCTGGCGAGCTGCTTTCAACAGCAATACTGCCAGCTTCTTCTGACCTAGCTTCCAAGGATACTTCTGCAGCAGTTGGTGTGAGTGGAGGACTCAAACTTGACCTTAACTGCTCATGTGGCGATGAGGAAGATGCTATCGCTGCAAGCAATGTACCGCCATTGTGGAACCGCCAACAATTTAATGGCAATTGGAGccaaccttcttcctcctcatcttcaAGACAACCTGCAGTCAGAAACTTTGACTTGAATGACAACATGTCAATCGCTGATGGTTCTGCACGAGAAATTGATAGATCTTTTGTCAAGACTCCTGCAGGGGATATGTCAGACCATTCTTCAGTCACAATTATGGGTAAGAGGATAATTGTCGGACAGAAAGAACATGGCCACCAACAGCAGCATAACTTTCTGGGACCAAGTGCAGGATCTAGAGTTCCTGCAAGATCTATTCAATCTTATGCACATACTCCTGATTATAGCGTTGTCAGTTATCCATCTCAACCTGCTGTGTCTTTCCCCCCGGCTTTCTATGCACCAGGGGGTGTCCCATACATGGTTGATGCAAAGGGCGCACCAGTGATACCGCCGCTGTCAGGCTTAGGCCTTGGCATTTCtcatccatcattcagcaccaGAGCAGCCCCACCCTCATCTGCTGAATTGAGTTATTATCATCCTAGCATGGATTTCAATTACGGGCTCCCAGCTGAAGGTGCACGTAGGGAAGCTGGAAACTACTGGCCCGTGCTCTACCAAGGCACGACCATCTTTGTTGATGAACGCACAAGGAATATGTCACAGGGTGGTAGTTCTGGGTTGGCACCGAAGCGAAAAGAGCCAGAGTCAGGTTGGGACATGTACCCGCGTCGCTGA
- the LOC133927461 gene encoding uncharacterized protein LOC133927461 isoform X1 has protein sequence MMASFSGPLHRPISAMAVAAFAAVSSLELPDRLSHHKLADTSANADALVSLPAANTDVSAPSASALSGMQLLPRNVQNLHPVKVPFASLPVIQTVYQYAKFAKTLGQEQAMPAVPSSSSDVLYRWHLPDPRVCGDLAGKSQTVVVLLGWLGSRQKHLKRYADWYTSRGFHVVTFTLPMSDIVSYNLGGKAEKNVEMLSEHLAGWVREESGKKIIFHTFSNTGWLCYGVILDNLQRQDPSAIEKIKACVVDSAPVAAPDPQVWASGFSAAIMKKHSVATKGVGSNDSRSDVLVVESNKDPKPAATEAVLLSVLEKFFDVVLNYPAINRRLSDVMELLSSKQPKCPQLYIYSSADRVIPAKSVQSFVEGQRRAGHEVRACDFVSSPHVDHYRSNPGMYTSQLTRFLEECVLSNRCEDSSSST, from the exons ATGATGGCTTCCTTCTCAGGACCCCTCCACCGCCCCATCTCCGCCATGGCAGTCGCAGCCTTCGCCGCTGTCTCCTCCCTCGAGCTGCCTGACAGGTTGTCCCACCACAAGCTTGCTGATACAAGCGCAAATGCGGATGCACTTGTGTCGCTTCCAGCTGCCAATACAGATGTTTCAGCGCCTTCGGCCTCTGCCCTGTCTGGGATGCAGTTATTACCACGCAATGTCCAAAATTTGCATCCGGTTAAGGTGCCGTTTGCATCTTTGCCCGTCATCCAGACGGTTTACCAGTATGCCAAGTTTGCCAAGACCTTGGGACAAGAGCAGGCGATGCCTGCAGTTCCTTCCTCATCATCGGATGTTCTTTACCGCTGGCATCTGCCAGACCCCAGGGTCTGTGGTGACTTGGCCGGCAAGTCTCAGACGGTGGTGGTTCTCCTTGGGTGGTTGGGGTCAAGGCAGAAGCATCTGAAGAGATATGCCGACTGGTACACCTCCAGGGGTTTCCATGTTGTGACCTTTACCCTCCCTATGTCTGATATTGTCAGTTATAACCTTGGAGGGAAAGCTGAGAAGAATGTAGAGATGCTTTCCGAGCATCTTGCTGGTTGGGTCAGGGAGGAGAGTGGGAAGAAGATTATTTTCCACACCTTCAGTAATACCGGCTGGCTTTG CTATGGCGTCATACTGGACAACTTACAGAGGCAGGATCCTTCAGCAATTGAGAAAATTAAGGCTTGCGTAGTTGACTCAGCACCTGTTGCTGCACCTGATCCTCAG GTTTGGGCTTCGGGCTTCTCGGCTGCAATCATGAAAAAACATAGTGTGGCCACAAAAGGAGTAGGATCAAATGATTCAAGGTCTGACGTCCTAGTTGTGGAGTCTAATAAGGATCCCAAGCCAGCAGCTACCGAGGCTGTTCTACTATCAGTGCTGGAGAAGTTTTTCGATGTTGTTTTGAACTATCCAGCCATTAATAG GAGGTTATCTGATGTGATGGAGCTCTTATCGTCGAAGCAACCGAAGTGTCCCCAACTGTACATATACAGCTCCGCCGACAGGGTTATCCCGGCGAAATCAGTGCAGTCATTTGTGGAGGGGCAGCGGAGGGCTGGGCACGAGGTGAGGGCATGCGACTTTGTGTCGTCGCCTCATGTCGACCATTACCGGAGCAATCCGGGGATGTACACCTCTCAGCTGACCAGATTCCTGGAGGAATGTGTGCTGAGCAACCGATGCGAGGACTCTTCGTCTTCAACATGA
- the LOC133927461 gene encoding uncharacterized protein LOC133927461 isoform X2 — protein MMASFSGPLHRPISAMAVAAFAAVSSLELPDRLSHHKLADTSANADALVSLPAANTDVSAPSASALSGMQLLPRNVQNLHPVKVPFASLPVIQTVYQYAKFAKTLGQEQAMPAVPSSSSDVLYRWHLPDPRVCGDLAGKSQTVVVLLGWLGSRQKHLKRYADWYTSRGFHVVTFTLPMSDIVSYNLGGKAEKNVEMLSEHLAGWVREESGKKIIFHTFSNTGWLCYGVILDNLQRQDPSAIEKIKACVVDSAPVAAPDPQVWASGFSAAIMKKHSVATKGVGSNDSRSDVLVVESNKDPKPAATEAVLLSVLEKFFDVVLNYPAINSTLPSSSTVP, from the exons ATGATGGCTTCCTTCTCAGGACCCCTCCACCGCCCCATCTCCGCCATGGCAGTCGCAGCCTTCGCCGCTGTCTCCTCCCTCGAGCTGCCTGACAGGTTGTCCCACCACAAGCTTGCTGATACAAGCGCAAATGCGGATGCACTTGTGTCGCTTCCAGCTGCCAATACAGATGTTTCAGCGCCTTCGGCCTCTGCCCTGTCTGGGATGCAGTTATTACCACGCAATGTCCAAAATTTGCATCCGGTTAAGGTGCCGTTTGCATCTTTGCCCGTCATCCAGACGGTTTACCAGTATGCCAAGTTTGCCAAGACCTTGGGACAAGAGCAGGCGATGCCTGCAGTTCCTTCCTCATCATCGGATGTTCTTTACCGCTGGCATCTGCCAGACCCCAGGGTCTGTGGTGACTTGGCCGGCAAGTCTCAGACGGTGGTGGTTCTCCTTGGGTGGTTGGGGTCAAGGCAGAAGCATCTGAAGAGATATGCCGACTGGTACACCTCCAGGGGTTTCCATGTTGTGACCTTTACCCTCCCTATGTCTGATATTGTCAGTTATAACCTTGGAGGGAAAGCTGAGAAGAATGTAGAGATGCTTTCCGAGCATCTTGCTGGTTGGGTCAGGGAGGAGAGTGGGAAGAAGATTATTTTCCACACCTTCAGTAATACCGGCTGGCTTTG CTATGGCGTCATACTGGACAACTTACAGAGGCAGGATCCTTCAGCAATTGAGAAAATTAAGGCTTGCGTAGTTGACTCAGCACCTGTTGCTGCACCTGATCCTCAG GTTTGGGCTTCGGGCTTCTCGGCTGCAATCATGAAAAAACATAGTGTGGCCACAAAAGGAGTAGGATCAAATGATTCAAGGTCTGACGTCCTAGTTGTGGAGTCTAATAAGGATCCCAAGCCAGCAGCTACCGAGGCTGTTCTACTATCAGTGCTGGAGAAGTTTTTCGATGTTGTTTTGAACTATCCAGCCATTAATAG TACACTCCCATCATCATCCACTGTACCATGA